The genomic window CTAAGAACTGACTTCTTAGACCAACTTTTTTCGATACTTGGTTGGGACATTACTAACGCAGCAGGTAAACCCACAAATGAACGTGAAGTTCTTGTTGAAGAAGGGTTAAAGGCAAAAGCTGGTGAAAATACGAAAAAACCAGACTATACGTTTAGATTATTCTCTGAACGTAAATTCTTCCTTGAAGCAAAAAAGCCAAATGTAAATGTATCAACCGCAATAGAACCTGCTTTACAGGTTAGACGATACGGTTTTACAGCCAAGTTGAAAATCTCTGTCTTATCGAATTTCGAATATACAGCGATTTATGATTGCTCTAACCCTGTTAAAGAAACTGACACAGTAGCGAACTCTCGAATCAAACTTTATCATTTCACTGAACTGGTTGATAATTTTGACGAAATTAACAAACTGGTCGGTCGAGAAAGTGTTTATACTGGTCAATTCGATAATGAATGGTTAGAAATCGAAAATAAGATACTAAAATTCAGTGTTGATGATCTATTCCTAAAGCAAATCAATGATTGGCGTTTGCGTCTGGCAAGTGAATTTTTGCAGATTAAAAAGGAACTTTCAGAAGAAGAGTTAAACGATCTCGTACAAAACTATATTAACAGTATCGTATTTCTCCGTGTCTGCGAAGATCGAGATTTAGAAGACTACGAAACTCTTTATCATTTTGCTCAAGCGAAAGATTTTCAATCTCTGGTAAATAAATTAAAATCATCTGATAAAAAATATAATTCAGGGTTATTTGCATTAGCATATATTGACGAGTTGATTAACAATGCTGATTCTTGTATCTGGAGTATTATAGAACAACTCTATTTCCCACAAAGCACATATTCTTTCTCTGTGTTTTCTTCTGATATATTAGGGAATATATATGAAATATTCCTGAGTGAAAAAGTTCGTGTCGATGAGTTTGGAAACGTTAAGATTCAACCAAAAGAAGAACATATTGACAGAGATGTCGTTACAACACCTACACATATTGTAAAAGAAATTATCCGTAATACTGTCGTAGAATACTGTAAAGATAAATCAGACGTTGAGATTCTGAATTCTAAATTTGCTGATATAGCTTGTGGTTCTGGTGCGTTTATTATTGAAGTGTTTCAATCTCTTCAAGATATTTTAGTGGATTATTACCTGAAACATGACAAATCTAAACTACAACAGCTATCAGAGCATACATATAAACTAAAACTTCAAGTAAAGAAAGAAATCCTTTGTAAATGCATCTACGGTATTGATAAAGACTATAATGCAACTAAAGCTTGTGCTTTTGGCTTATTACTAAAACTTCTTGAAGGTGAAAGTAAAGAAACTATTGGTAATACTACTCCAATTTTACCTGCGCTTGATGCAAACATTTTATTCGGTAATAGCCTGATAGATAGTAAAGACAAAGTTAAACAAGAAGATGTTTGTACAATAAATCCGTTCGATTTACTTGACCATCAGTTTGATGTAATTGTTGGTAATCCTCCTTACATGGCAACTGAACATATGAATCAGTTAATACCAAAGGAGTTTGAGATTTATAAGAAAAAATATAAATCAGCATTTAAACAGTTTGATAAATACTTTTTGTTTGTTGAACGTTCAATGCAAGCTCTCAAACAAAATGGGTATTTAGGTTATATCCTGCCGTCTAAGTTTATTAAAGTCGGTTCAGGTAAAAATCTTCGTAAACTATTGTCAGATAATAAGTATTTGTCTAAGTTCATTTCTTTCGGCTCGTATCAAGTATTTCAGAACAAAACAACCTACACTTGCCTGTTGTTTCTAAACAAAGCTGACCATGATGACTTTTCTTTCTATGAAGTGAAGGACTTTAAAAAATGGTTAACACGTGAAGATAAATCGTTGCTTTCAAGTACATATCAAACAAGCTCTCTTGATTCTGATACATGGGTTCTTGAGAAAAAAACCAATGATATTTTAAACTTGATGTCCTCAAAATCTAAACCATTGGGCGATATTGTAGGGAAAACCAATGTCGCAAATGGCATTCAGACAAGTGCTAATAAATACTACATCCATAAGGAAATAAAAACGGAAAATGGTTTTGTTTATTTCAAATATGATGGTGTTGTTTATCATATCGAAAAGGAATTGACTCGTCCTTATTTTGAAACAAATCGTAATGGAGAGGATAGTTTCTATACTTATAAAGACCTTGAGCCTAACTCCTTTGTGGTTTATCCATATAAAAAAGTAGGTAATAAAATTCAGTTTATTGAATATGATGAACTGAAACTACACTACCCTAAATTATTTGAGTTTTTGCACGTTGTTAAAGTTCATCTAAATCATAAGAAACGTTCTATTAAACCAGACCCAACGGGACCTAACGAATGGTACAGATACGGACGAAGCCAAGCGTTAGAGAACTGCGATGTTGACCAAAAGCTGATTGTCGGTGTGCTGTCGAATGGTTATAAATACAGTATCGATAATCATAGAACATTCGTTTCTTCTGGCGGCACTGCAGGTTATAGCATTATTAACGTCCCTAATGACGTTAAATACTCAATTTACTATATCCAAGCAGTTCTTACATCAAAGTACCTTGAATGGTTTGCTTCAATCTACGGTGAGATTTTTAGAGGTGGATTCGTAGCTCGTGGGACAAAGGTTCAAACGAGAATGCCTATACCAACCATTGATTTTGATGATCCTAAAGAGAAAGCTACTCACGATAAGATCAGTCTACAACAGCAGTCTTTGAACAGATTGTACGGTCAAATTCAAAAAGCTGGTGATAGAGAAAAGATTATACTTGAAAGGCAATTTGAACAAGAAAAAGCCAAAATGGACGATCTGATTAAGGATCTCTATGACTTGGGTGATTTAGATTCAGAAATCCCAACTGTGGAAGACCTTTATAAAAACCTTTAAACGTCCAGAAAAAATCAATGCAGCTTTTTAGCTGCATTGATTCTCTAACTTCATGTATCTATTTGCGTAATCTTCTATCTCTGAGCTTTTTCCATATCTCTACAAGTTTTTCATTCTCTTCTTGAGTAAAACCAAGCTTACCTAAGATTAGTGAGCCTTGTTGTCGAATCACACTTTCGATTTGACCATCCTTAATCAACTCGTTCAGTTCATCAGCGTTATGTTCTAACCCGTCAATGATCGGTATACAGAGCTTTTCTATCTCAGATGGAACCAGTTCAAGAACACCACCACCGTAAAAGCGCCCCTCAAGCTCGGCTGTAATGGCCGTTAGAGGGTTCAAAAAACTACAAACCAAGTTCTCAGCACTCGTAAAAGTTGAAGAAACACGATAAGCAGTATCAGTTGTGTACGCTCCAACCTTGTTATGGATTAAGCGTGGTGCATCTTGACAACGCTTTAACATACCAATCTCTGTACTATAGACAGAAGGAACTTTAAACCAAGGCTTACGTATGCGGCACTTATAACGCTTGTGATACTCTTCTGCTTCTCCTAATGCAATGTAGCTTTTGACATCTTCGGAAAGGTCTTGATACTCGTCATCTATATATAAGAAATTAGTCGGCAAACCTTGCGTTTGGTTTTCAACATGCTGTTTTTCATCATAGATAATGCCAGGGCAATGTTGGCTTCTGCCAAACATAGGGTGAGCGTAACGTTCTAATCCGTATGACTCAACTGTCTCATTATCAACGAGAAAATACTTGTTTGCACCTGTCACAATACCCACATCGACTTTTGCTATATCTTTAAACTTATGAACATCAGGGTGAGCAATTACTTTTTTGATTAGCCTAAGTTCATCAATGTCGAGAGTCGCTTTTGTCCATTTTCCTTCAACTGTTTCACCGTTTATTCCAACAGTGTTATCAAAGAGCAAGTCGGGGTCATCTTGAAGGAATTCAAAACCACTAACACTAACAATCCCTACACCTTGGGATGTTTCATCAGGATCTTGTTTTTTTTCTGCGAGAATAATTACCGCACCTTGCAGAGTCTCTTCAAACCAAATTTCTTTAGGATCGATTATTACAATCTTAGAACAAATATGACCTAAATAGCTTCTAAGAGACTGAGCGTGCATTACATGACTGATCTCAGATGGTATGACCATTCCCATTCTTCCACCTTCTTTGAGAAGGGCTAATGAAGATAGTAGGAATGGAACCCAAGCATTAGTATGCTTTGTAAATTTAAGGTCGAGTTGTTCAAAGACCAATTGAGCCTGTTCTTGAAAATTCTTTTCTAAGAACTGATAACGGATGAACGGTGGATTACCAAGAACACCATCAAAAATCGTTTGTTGTTTCTTGAGTTGTTCATTCGCCCATACAAGAAAGTCTCCCTCTGTGACAGTCGCGTTGTTAAGGTTGTTTACTTTACAACGATTAAGAGCTTTAGATGCTTCTGTATCGAACAATTCAAAGCAAGATAGTTTGATATTTGAATCACAATTATTATTAGCTACAGCTTGAATAAATACGCCATCACCACAGCTTGGTTCAAGTATGGTTGTAGGATTGTTGCTCAACACCCACTTTGTTACATAATCAGCTAAATTTTGTGGTGTATAATAGCCACCTCTTAATTTTTGTGAGGTTTGATCTGCTTTAAACTTCATCGTCTACCTTCGAAAAGCTTTGAATTAGTTCAGATTTTTTTCTTTTATGTGTTTCTGTGCTTTGTCTACGAACCAATCTTTGAGTGTCTGCTGTTCCATTGCAAGAATGGAATAAAGCGTTTTCTTTAGTTCAGGTTCAACTTCGAGGACTATGCGCCCTGATTCACCCTTTGCCATACGAGCACCTATGTAATGTATGTTATGTTACATAGAATACATTGGATCGATCTGGACCTAAAGATAAAATGAGAGCTAAATTTTAGAGGAGTGTTGTATTAACAAATCTTTTTTCACCATAAAGTTTGCAATGCTTCTCTTCTTTGTTTGTCTTATGACCGATCAGCTCACCGTCATATTGATCTATTCATAGAGCTGAATCATACTACTGTATAAGTATACAGTAACGTGATTTTTTATGAAAGTAATCCCACTTTTTTCCTCTGCTGGTATCACGGGCTTTGAGAGTCCTGCCGCTGAATACAACCAATTAGATCTATCTCTCGATGAGCTACTTGTCGAACGTCCTTCAAGCACGTTTTTAGGCTTTGCTCAAGGTGAATCGATGATTGACGTGGGGATTTTTGACGGTGATTTGCTGATAGTAGACCGTTTTCCAGTAGCAAAGCATAACGATGTTATGCCATCATTGGCTGACACAGGGATAATTTATTTATTCGCTAATAAATGATGCGCAGTGGCTTCATCGGTCACTAAACCTGTTACCCAACCGCCATTCATAACGGCTTGAATGGCTTTTGTTTTGTGTGCGCCACCCGCAAATGCGATCACAGGCTTATTTGGGGAAGGGAACAGTGGGACACTGGTGTGTGTGTCATCCAAAGCCGTAGAAAGTCGTTCACCGTTAGCTTGAATAAAATGCCCCAATAGTTCTGCGGCGACACCTTTTTCTAACAAGATTTCCAATTGTTCATCCGTGACGAAACCTTCAGAATTGAGTGGGCATCCTTTGCCGACTTCGCCAATACCAATAAAGGTAATATCTGCATTCAGGGCTTTTTCCGTGACTTCCTTATACACGCGATGTTGGCACCACATTACTTTATCTTCTGGGCTATCAGCATAAAGTGGTGCAGGTAGAATATAGTGTCGGCATTGTAATTTTTCTGCAAAACGTAATGGAATATCATAGCGTGTTGCTGAGCTATCACGGGCAATAGCGCCTATTAATGAAACACATTGGTGCTGGGAGGTTTCTAGGTAAGGAAGAGCATCAATAATACTGCGTAATGTTCTGCCTGAACCGATACCAATAACTTGAGGCTTATCGGGTTCGATTAATTGCTCCATGAGCTCAGCACCTGCCACTGAAATCATGTCGAGTGTCGCTTCTGTATCTAGTTGCCCTGACGGGACGACAAAGCAATGTGTTAGGTGATACTTTTGCTGGATTTCATTAGCGAGTCTTAAACACTCCGTAATCGGGTGTGTGATTTGCACCTGAACCATACCTTGTTCTTTTGCTAATGAAATAAGGCGTTGGGCGACTTGTCTTGATAGCCCAAGTTCATGCGCAATTTCCTGTTGTGTTTTGCCTGCCACAAAATATAGCCATGCCGCACGTGCAGCTTGTTCCATTTTTTTAATTCTTTCTGCATGAACATTCTCCTGCTGGTTTCGCTTATTGTAATTCTGGGCAATTGTTTATTAAAAGGGCAAAAGTCAATACCGTGAGCATTATCGCAGTAATTGTGATCAGATTGAAACTAAAATATAACAAACGGGCATATGCCCAAAAAATAGCAATTATTTAATTTTAGGGTAAGGGGTCACAATGCTAAAGCAGAAATCAGTGTGGATGCACATCGGTGCTGGGTCATTTCATCGTGCTCACCAAGCGTGGTATTTGCACCGCTTGTGTCAACAAGGGGATGATAGTTGGTCAATTGCCTTAGGGAATATTCGCAATGATGCGAATGCATTGCTTGATAACTTAACCAAGCAAAATGGGGAATATACCCTTGAAACAGTTTCACCTGAAGGTGAGCGTTATTATGAAAAAATTACTTCAGTGCGCAAAGTATTGCATTGGGATGAGAATTTAAGCCAGTTAGTGGAACAAGGTTGTGATAAAGCAACACGTGTTATTGCTTTTACAGTCACAGAAGCGGGCTATTATTTAACCCCACAGCATGAGTTAGATGCAGAACAGCCAGACATTAAAGCTGATTTAACGGGCAAAATGAGCTCGATATATGGTGCATTAACACAAATTTTACGTGTACGTTTAGCAGCTCATGGTGAACCTGTGACCTTGTTAAATTGTGATAATTTGCGCCACAATGGCGAACGCTTTAGACACGGCTTTTTATCGTTTTTACAATTAAAAGGTGAAACTGAGCTGTACCAATGGGTGAAAGAAAATACGCGTTCGCCGAATACCATGGTTGATAGGATCACGCCACGCCCAACCCCAGATGTGGCTGAACGTGTAAAACAGCATACTGGTTGGGATGATAAAGCACCTGTTATGGGAGAGGCATTCATTCAGTGGGTGATTGAAGATGATTTTATTAATGGACGTCCTGCATTAGAAAATGTCGATGTAGAAATGGTTGAGTCCGTTTTACCTTGGGAAGAAGCGAAGATTCGTATTCTGAATGCAAGCCACAGTTGCATTGCTTGGGCAGGCACCTTAATCGGTTTGAGCTTTATTGATGAAAGCACCCGCCAATCTGCTATCAAACAAATGGCATGGAATTATGTGACACAAGATGTGATCCCGTCATTATCGCCGAGTCCTCTTGATTTAGAACAATACCGTGATGTGGTACTCGCACGCTTTAGTAATCCTTATATTCAGGATACTAACCAACGTGTAGCCGCAGATGGCTTATCAAAAATACCTGGTTTTATTACGCCAACACTCCAAGAATGCTATCAGCGTCAGCAGACTCCGGCTGCGACGGCTGTGCTGCCCGCTTTATTTTTCGTATTTTTACAGCGCTGGGCTCGTGGTGAATTACCTTATGAATATCAGGATGGTGTGTTGGATGTGGCACTGTATCAAAAAATGATGAATAGCAGTGACGCATTGTCGCAATTTGTCTCAAGTGAAATGTTGTTCGGCTCACTCGCTCATTCTACTGAATTCCACGAATTGATGAGCAACACGGTTGAAAAAGTTGAAAATTGGCTCAAGTCACCTCAACAACCTCTGTAAGGAGAAAGGCGATGTACCTCGGAATTGATCTAGGCACTTCAGAACTTAAGGCCGTATTAATTAATGCTCAGGGCGAAATTGTTGCCTCAAGTCACATGGCATTAACAGTACAAAGGCCACATTCTCAGTGGGCAGAACAATCACCAGATAGTTGGTGGGAAGCCACTAACGCGGTTGCGGCTACCTTGCGCCAAAAAGCCCCAGAAGCATGGGCAGCGGTGAAAGCGATTGGTTTATCGGGCCAAATGCACGGCGCAGTATTATTAAACAGCGAACACCAAGTACTTCGTGACTGTATCTTATGGAATGACACCCGCAGTGCGAAGGAATGTGAATGGTTAATGGCAAATCACCCTGAGTTTCTAACGATTGGTGCTAATTTAGTGATGCCAGGTTTCACGGCGCCCAAGTTATTGTGGGTCGCACGCCATGAACCAGAAATATTCAAACAAGTTGCTAAGGTATTGCTTCCTAAAGATTATTTACGTTGGAAAATGACTGGTCAATTTACCAGTGATATGTCTGATGCGTCGGGCACATTATGGCTAGATGTGGTTAAGCGTGATTGGTCTGATGAACTATTGGCTGCAACTAATTTAACTCGTGAACAAATGCCTTCTTTAGTTGAAGGCGCTGAAAAAAGCGGTGTGTTACGGGCGGATTTAGCTTCCCAATGGGGGCTCAGCGCCGATGTAATTATCGCTGGTGGAGGCGGTGATAATGCGGCTTCTGCTGTTGGTGTTGGTGCGGTTAATGACGGTGATGCTCTAATTTCTTTGGGCACCTCTGGCGTCATTTTTGTGGTTAATAATCAGCTACAAGCAGCACCACACCAAGGCGTCCATGCATTTGCTCATGCATTGCCAAATCGTTGGCACCAAATGAGTGTGATGTTAAGTGCTGCCAACTGTTTGCGTTGGCTTTGCCAGCTTCTTTCCACAACGGAAAACCAGCTAATGGATGAAGTGGGGCAATTGACCGATGACGAGAAGAAGCAAGCGCCAGTATTTTTGCCTTACCTATCAGGGGAAAGAACACCCCATAATGACCCTTACGCAATGGGCTCATTCTTTGCGTTAAAAAATGAAACAACGCGTGCTCAGCTTGGTTATGCGGTGATTGAAGGAGTGACCTTCGCTCTGGCGGATGGCATGCAGGTTTTAACGCAAACGGGAACGCAAATTAGCCAGTGTAGCTTAACAGGGGGAGGTGCACGAAGTCCTGTTTGGGCGCAGCTTATTGCTGATGTTATCGATATACCGATTGTGACTCACCCGGCGAGTTCATCGGGGGCTTTAGGTGCGGCTCGTTTGGCATGGCTGGCGGACGGCGGTAATACAGAAACCGTGTGCCAAAAACCAGAAGTGCTGAGTACCTATTTACCACAAAAACAGTGCCAAACTTGGTTAAATCAACGGCTTGATGTTTTCCGTTTATTATACCAACAGCAAAAACAAGCAAGGGAATTATTGCCGCAGTAGGCGAGTGTGGCGGTGTTTCCCTACATATCACTGCCACGGTTATCTCTTCGCGATTGATTAAAATAACAAAATTAAAATGAGGAAACTGCAATGGAACAGAAGCAGTATTGGCTTGGTCTACCTAAGCATTTGTTCTGGGGTTTTATTGCCATCGCTATCTTTATGAGTGGTGATGGCTTTGAAATGGCTTTTTTATCAAAACATATTACTGATTTAGGGTTTACACCGGCGCAATCCGCGATGGTATTTACTGTCTATGGTTTAATGGCAGCCGTTGCGGCGTGGGCATCTGGTGTTGTTGCTGAAATTATCACCCCCCTAAAAGCCATGATGATCGGCTTTATTCTCTGGATTGTCATGCATGCCTTATTTATGGTATTTGGTCTCGGTATGAAAAACTATACCTTGATGCTGTTATTCTATGGTATTCGTGGGCTGGCTTATCCATTGTTTATTTATTCATTTATGATGATGCTGGTGCAAGTCATCCCTCGAGCGCATCTTGCTGCGGCTACGGGTTGGTTCTGGGCGATGTACTCGGTAGGCATTGGTGTTATCGGCAGTTATCTGCCTAGTTTTTCAATCCCAATGATGGGTGAAACAGGAACATTATGGATGGCCGTCGGTTGGATCGCTATTGGTGGCGCAATTGCTTATTTTAGCCTACGTAACATTCCAGTTGATCGCTCCAAAGTTAATTTACCCATGAAAGATAAAATTGCTGAATTGTCGCGGGCTGCCACCATTTTATTTACCAACAAAAACATCTTTATGGCAAGTTTAATCCGCATTATCAACACTATTTCGTTGTTTGGTTTTGCAATCATCATGCCATTACTCTTTGTTGACCGCTTAGGGTTCACCATCTCTGAATGGTTACAGATTTGGGCAGTTTTCTTCTTTGTCACTATTTTTACGAATATTTTTTGGGGAATTGTTGGTGAACATATTGGTTGGATCCGCCAAGTTAGGTGGTTTGGGTGCCTAGGTATGGCAATATCCAGCTTAATGTTTTATTACTTACCGGTTTATTTTGGTCATAATTTTGCCATCGCATTAATACCCGCCATTTTATTAGGTATTTTTGTGGCTGCATTTGTTCCAATGACGGCGGTATTCCCAAGTATTGAGCCACACCATAAAGGTGCTGCGGTCTCAATTTATAACCTTTCAGCGGGGCTGAGTAATTTTGCTGCACCGGCAATAGCCAGTTTAGTATTGCCTTTCTTTGATATTGTGGGTGTTGTTTGGGCATATACAGGTTTGTATATCTTTGCAGGAATACTGACATTCTTTATTAAAGTGCCACAACCCGGCTTTGAAAATAATCGCAAAATAAAACCAGCTAAGGTAGCGGCTGAACAACAAACTAGTCATTAAATTACTTTATCTATTACTCATTAAACCCTGTAGGTAGTGAATTATCTATGGGGTTTTTCTTTGTTTAAATAAACTTTATTGCCAAAACAAACTAAGAGCCTATCCCAAAAGGAATTGTCAGATAATACATAATGATAATTTCTGAGGGCGAAGCGTGACGGGCAACAAGTGGCAAATCAGTGATGAACTCTGGGAGAAAATGGCTCCTCTCATCCCGGAGCATAGAACTCAACACCCGCTGGGTACGCACCGCAAGCGGGTTGATAATCGCGCTGCAATGAACGCCATTTTCTTCGTACTCAGGACGGGTTGCCAGTGGAATGCGCTAAATGCCACCGGTATATGCTCGTCAAGCTCTGCTCATCGCCGATTTCAGGAGTGGCGGGATGCTGGCGTATTTGAACGCTTCTGGCAAAACGGGTTGCTTGCTTGCGATAGATAATTTCGGCAACTACATTTGCTTTAACAAGGAAAATGATACGGTCGTCTTTCTGGATTTTGAGACAGGAGAAACAGAGCTGATCGACAATACGTTTTCTGATTTCTTGCTCAAAATCAATAGGTAATATAAAAGAAACTTAAAGCGAGAATATTAGTAGAAATAAAGGGCCAAACTGGTCACTTAATTGGCTTATTAAAGCGACCAGTTTGCAATATTTTTCTACTTCTTATAGGAGCAATCAGTTATTCCCCGAAATTTCTTCCGTCGCCTCCTGACGCAGTTTATGGGCATCCATTCCGTTTAGCCGTTCAATGGCTCTGTCTGCGGCACTTTGACGGTTTCCATCCACGTTTAGCGTACTTCCTGAGCCAGTGACGGTACTTCGGGTAGGTTGCCCGTGATCGACAAAATAGGTATCCATTCATCCAGATTGACTTGGCTCCAATCTACCTGATTTAACTGACTCGCGGTCAAACCTTCACAGTTTGGTGACTTCACACTGCCCCAACCAAGACCCAATTGCGGACGCACTTGAATGATCCGTGAAAGTGGCGAAGTAAAGCAGCAATATGACTGCCGTTTTTCAACACAGGCACCTAAGAACTTAGACTTGCGGTTAGAGCCTACATAATGGCAACTCTTCAATACCCGCTTAGCGTTCATTTCAAACTCACTCAGCTCACATTTCCAGATAAGTTGAATGAGGATCATGGTGACTGAATAAATCATGTAGGGCGTCAGATAAGTATCCATTTAATAGTTTGAATTAAATAAAAAAAGAATACCATAACAGCCATCTTTACGGATATCCGTAAAGATGGCTTAAAATAGAGTTTAGTTTGATTAATGTTCTAGCTTATGGATGTCATTGGGGTACCACGACATTCTTTATTTCCCGCCTTAAGGGATGAAAGCGGTTTGACTCTCATGTTGTTGTCCTATCTATCCCCCCGTATGATAAACATATCCTCCACTGTGAAAAATCCCCCCTTGTTCAAGACAAACATCACGTCCATAGCGTTCATAGTCAAAGTAATGGGATAAATGACCCAGTTGGGCTAAATCATAACAACCACTTTCTTCTATCCAGTAATAACCTAAATCATATTCATTATTGACCCCCGCTAATTGCTGGAAAGAATCCAAGTTATCCGCTAAATGAATTAAATCATGGATTGAACTCGTTGAAGAACCGATTTCAATTGCCGCCTGGTAAAGGTCAATGTCATCAGGCGATAACATGGCTAATTGCGTGGCTAACTCGTTCAACTCATCTAAAAGACTGTATTCTGAAATGTGGGAAGAAAGGCCATCAATGGAGGATTCATAGTCGGTCAAGAAATACTCTTCATAGTGAATACCATCAATGCCAATCCGCATTAAACAGTGTTCTATTTCTTTTGAGGTTGCTGGAAGCTCAAGCCACTCACCGACCAGTTCACCTTCGTTATATTTACCTAAATTCGTAATAAAAACAGAAATCATCCCCGATTTTAGGCATGGGGAAGCCGTCGCAGTTATACGCATATTCGTGTCCTATTATTGATGTATTGTGATTTAATTAATGGCGATATTTTGATAAAGGGAGCTATTTCCCTTTAGAAGCTGATGTTGATATAAAATCCCCATCAGCTGAAAACAGATAATCTGCTTTAAACGTGATTAATGACGTTTTAGATCAGGATAATGAGTTGCCTTACAATCCCGATAACATGTTATGCTTTCTATCATGATTTATTTTTGTGTGGGTTAAAACGAAAAAAGCCCCTGCCAATAAACTAGGGTCAGTTCAGACTCACAGACTCCTAAGAGATGAAACCCCATCAGGGGGTTCCGTTAACTTATGGCTATCAATCAAACGTGTATTCACACTCGATACATTCATAACGGTCAAATACCACGCCATCTAAAGCTGAACCACTCACAGCCCCAGCAGTAGCTCCAGCTACTAAACGTCCAAATAGAGCGCCTACCGCAGCACCAGCAATCGTCCCTACAACAGGAACAGCAGAGCCGATAGACGCTCCAGCTAGTGCGCCTGATACGCCACCAGCAACAGCTCCGGTCTTTTTCCCGATATGACGTTCACGAATGCGAGTTGAATCGCAGGCCGGGCAACGAATGTAATTTTCCATGATAATTTCCTTTTAGGTTGATTTAAAAGCAAAAAAACCCCTGTCCGTGAGGACAGAGGCTTTCAGTGATAAAGCTTCTTTATTGAATGAGATGTATTACGATAAATCGTGGTTAGTTATCATGCGTTTTGACGATGAGAATTCCCATGAACAATATTGCCACCATTTCGCAATGAATCGATATAGTCGGCATACCACTGCATCATTTCACGTCTCCCTGCCAAATATTGCGCCATGGTTATAGGTTCCACGTATCGCATTTTTATTGCTATGCGCCAGCTGTGTTTCAATCCAAGCGCTGTTAAAACCTTTCTCACGATAATCCTCATCTCGTG from Providencia sneebia DSM 19967 includes these protein-coding regions:
- the dalD gene encoding D-arabinitol 4-dehydrogenase; amino-acid sequence: MLKQKSVWMHIGAGSFHRAHQAWYLHRLCQQGDDSWSIALGNIRNDANALLDNLTKQNGEYTLETVSPEGERYYEKITSVRKVLHWDENLSQLVEQGCDKATRVIAFTVTEAGYYLTPQHELDAEQPDIKADLTGKMSSIYGALTQILRVRLAAHGEPVTLLNCDNLRHNGERFRHGFLSFLQLKGETELYQWVKENTRSPNTMVDRITPRPTPDVAERVKQHTGWDDKAPVMGEAFIQWVIEDDFINGRPALENVDVEMVESVLPWEEAKIRILNASHSCIAWAGTLIGLSFIDESTRQSAIKQMAWNYVTQDVIPSLSPSPLDLEQYRDVVLARFSNPYIQDTNQRVAADGLSKIPGFITPTLQECYQRQQTPAATAVLPALFFVFLQRWARGELPYEYQDGVLDVALYQKMMNSSDALSQFVSSEMLFGSLAHSTEFHELMSNTVEKVENWLKSPQQPL
- a CDS encoding antirestriction protein ArdA, coding for MRITATASPCLKSGMISVFITNLGKYNEGELVGEWLELPATSKEIEHCLMRIGIDGIHYEEYFLTDYESSIDGLSSHISEYSLLDELNELATQLAMLSPDDIDLYQAAIEIGSSTSSIHDLIHLADNLDSFQQLAGVNNEYDLGYYWIEESGCYDLAQLGHLSHYFDYERYGRDVCLEQGGIFHSGGYVYHTGG
- a CDS encoding MFS transporter, whose protein sequence is MEQKQYWLGLPKHLFWGFIAIAIFMSGDGFEMAFLSKHITDLGFTPAQSAMVFTVYGLMAAVAAWASGVVAEIITPLKAMMIGFILWIVMHALFMVFGLGMKNYTLMLLFYGIRGLAYPLFIYSFMMMLVQVIPRAHLAAATGWFWAMYSVGIGVIGSYLPSFSIPMMGETGTLWMAVGWIAIGGAIAYFSLRNIPVDRSKVNLPMKDKIAELSRAATILFTNKNIFMASLIRIINTISLFGFAIIMPLLFVDRLGFTISEWLQIWAVFFFVTIFTNIFWGIVGEHIGWIRQVRWFGCLGMAISSLMFYYLPVYFGHNFAIALIPAILLGIFVAAFVPMTAVFPSIEPHHKGAAVSIYNLSAGLSNFAAPAIASLVLPFFDIVGVVWAYTGLYIFAGILTFFIKVPQPGFENNRKIKPAKVAAEQQTSH
- the xylB gene encoding xylulokinase → MYLGIDLGTSELKAVLINAQGEIVASSHMALTVQRPHSQWAEQSPDSWWEATNAVAATLRQKAPEAWAAVKAIGLSGQMHGAVLLNSEHQVLRDCILWNDTRSAKECEWLMANHPEFLTIGANLVMPGFTAPKLLWVARHEPEIFKQVAKVLLPKDYLRWKMTGQFTSDMSDASGTLWLDVVKRDWSDELLAATNLTREQMPSLVEGAEKSGVLRADLASQWGLSADVIIAGGGGDNAASAVGVGAVNDGDALISLGTSGVIFVVNNQLQAAPHQGVHAFAHALPNRWHQMSVMLSAANCLRWLCQLLSTTENQLMDEVGQLTDDEKKQAPVFLPYLSGERTPHNDPYAMGSFFALKNETTRAQLGYAVIEGVTFALADGMQVLTQTGTQISQCSLTGGGARSPVWAQLIADVIDIPIVTHPASSSGALGAARLAWLADGGNTETVCQKPEVLSTYLPQKQCQTWLNQRLDVFRLLYQQQKQARELLPQ
- a CDS encoding SMI1/KNR4 family protein, with translation MLAYLNASGKTGCLLAIDNFGNYICFNKENDTVVFLDFETGETELIDNTFSDFLLKINR